Part of the Notamacropus eugenii isolate mMacEug1 chromosome 5, mMacEug1.pri_v2, whole genome shotgun sequence genome is shown below.
agtggaCAGAAGCAGGCAAAACATTCTGCCCTTTTAAAAAGATGGGACTCCTATTGGACGGTCAGTCCTGCTATACCTTCTTCCATGAAACAACTTTCATATAtttgaaggaaatgatgaaataaaccctctttttactcttctcttttctaggctaaatttaacaattcaacaAACAAGGTGGTATATTGGGAAGTTTGCTCGAGTTGAAATCacaggacctgtgttcaaatcttggctccaCTGCTTCTGACCTATGTGACATTGACCAAACCATATTAACCTGCtagtcttcaatttcctcatctgttaaaatttTAACAGATGAGGTGGTTGGATTTGGGGACcaatgaagtcccttccaaccctaaatctacGATCCAGTAAGTATCTGGTTCTTTTGACAACTGTTCCCATAAGATGCTCCTATTGCCTTCCTCTTGGCTTTGCTTCTGTTTGTCTGGGTAGCCATCTGCCTGTTTCTGGAACCCTGGTCAACTCTAAATAATAAGATATTCTTTACTGAATGAGAAATTGGCCAGGGTGGTCTTTAACTTTCCTTGAGTTCTTAAATCCTGTGCTTTTCTTTGGAAGCACTGGGTTGCTTTCAGGATTTCTCCCAATCTtggttttgcatttctttctttctttctttctttttttggaggaaattgggattaagtgacttgcccaaggtcacacagctagtaagtatctgaagtcacatttgaactcaggtcctcttgactccagggctgctgctctatccgctgtgccacctagctgtcccttttGTTTTGCATTTCAGTGCAGTCTCCACAGATCCAAAAAATGCTATAGATTTCCTCACCTCCCACCTTCGCCTCCAGAGggatcttcttcctcttcttcatcctcatcctcctctgCCTGGATgaactcttcttcttcctcatctatagaTGAAAAACAAATGGCATCCTTAGAATGGGCTGGGGTTCCTTGCTCCATTCATCCATCCTCACCTCCAGATATACCGAGCAGGGGCATTTCACCTTTGTTCATCCATGCAAGGCCTCTTTTCCAGAGGGGAAGCCAGAGGCATGGAGAGGGTGAAAGGCCTGCTGAGCAAGGCCCTAGGGGAACAGCCAGTGTTAGCATACTTGGAGAAGAAAtgagtcttcccttttcccccttgctcctttcccttttttctcccctgcccccaacccCAACCTGGACTGACACAAAGACATTCCTTTGTTTCAAAGCCACCCTCTGCCTGTATCACCTGATCTTGCTGTGGCCTTGAGGAGGGACTTTGGGCAAGACACAGTTTGTCTGCATCTCCCTGAAATCACAGGAGAGATAATGATGATCTGGCAAGAACTGGGATAATGCTCTCTGGGCTCAGAGGTCAAGGTCCTCCCTAGAAACTCAACTCTGTGTCTCTGCTCAGTCCTGGAAGTCAAACTTTTGAGCCCTATCCCTGCCTGGCACGCCTTGTCCAGCTCACTCTGTTCCTCTAACCTTCCATACTCTATCCTCTCCTTTGAAGCTGGGTGGGGGATTTTTGCATCAGCTTTTCAGCTGTCCCAGACTCAAAGCCTGGGTGGGTCAGTTTAGAAGTAACTAGGAAATCCCTTTTCATCTCTAGGtctcattttttcatctataaaatgaggggggagAAGTGGAGAGGTTTGAACTAGATGCCTGCTATGGTCAGTTTCCACTCTTGTTTTCTATGATCGCATAATTTGTTCcatgtttctttcctttgaaagGGGTTTGTCTCTTGGGGATCTAAAGACAGGGAACAAATCCCCTAATCTCCATAATCATCTTTCTTGACTCTTAACTGGACCCTGTTTACTAACCAGATTGAATGTTTGGGAAACTTTTTACCCTGGAGGACTAGAATTCAGTTAAATCAATTCAATGAAACGCAATACTATAGGGGGAAATTTTGTCCATgtaaaaatacatcaataaaattttaaaatatatttcttaaattaCTGAGTTATAGGATGTGGGCTGAATTCTGGCTCTCttgtttattacctgtgtgagcttggacaaTATACTAAATATTTTAaggctttcttttcctcatttatgaaagaatggatgaaaaaatatttaatagaggcttaccatgtgccaaggcCAGTACACCATTAAATGAAGAGCTTGGATTTGATAACATAACATCTGAGGActcttctagcactaaatctGAGTCACTCATGATCCTACTAACTGGGACTTTGGGGAATACAAGGTGAATAAGGCACAAGACCTCCCTGCAGGATTCTTCAATCTAGTGAGGAGAAGATTAGTGAATTTCCAAATTAAAGGATAAGGACTTTTCCTTAAAGGAATCAGTACTGGATTGGAAGGTGAATTAAGACAATTGAGGTCTTTTGAATGCCTTCAAGTTACAGATTACCTACCCTTGCTAATggaaaggaatcaaagaaagtTAGAGCTAGCAGGAACCTTTTAATATAGACTGTTGGACCTGGGAGGGACTTCAGAACACAGAATGCCAGACTGAGAGGGCCTGTAGGGCAGAgattgttagagctggaaggggccttagaacataggatgaCCTTATACCAGCTAACAGAATCGCTCCGTTCTAACTGCCAAAAATCGTCTTCTAATTCATCTAGATATAAATATTcttaatgctttttaaaagatactttcataaacctcagtttcctcctctgtaagatagGGGAAGATTCATGtcatagggtcattgtgaggaaatCCATTTGTTTACTTTAAAACCCttaagaaatgtgagttattattattaagctagaatgttaaagctgaaaggaacGTTAGAAACTGTCTAGTCTTAAGGCCCTCATGTTACAACAGAAGAAAGTGAgagccagagagaggaagtgacttgcctgaggtcacacagctagttagtggatGAACCTGAACtagaactgaggtcttctgactcccagtccagagcttttttttcctcttctaccttGGACAGGATCTGGATGTGCATTGGTCAGCTAATCTGTATTGGGGTTGAACTAGATTGATTTTGAAGCCCCTTCCATTTTGAAGGTTCCCTAATTTTCTGAATGTAGGCATGTCACTGTATAGGAAGTTGCTCCCTCTTCTCTGATAGCCTCTACTCTGCCATCAGCCTAGTTCTACCTATTGGTATGCCGGATTTCATATAGTAGGATAGTGAAATAGATTCAATCCTTCCCAGAAGTCTTACCTGACACGAAGTCAATTGCCCTCAAGGCGTCGGCTATGTGTTCCAGATCCAAGGTGAAATAATCCATGTTCTCAAAACCTTGTTCCGTTTTGCCCAGATGGCAGCCCTTAGATGCTTCCACAATGCTGGAGAAGACAGGGAGGGTTGAGATCTCATCTCCTGCCATTCCAGAGCCCAAGGAAAGGAGCTCCTTTTGAACCTCTCTTAAATTTGTAAGTgacttctccccctcctcctcactGTTCCTTCTATATTTAGCCATACTCCACCTCCAGATGAGGGTACTGTTCCATCCCCCAGGGGATCTGGCCTAGGACCACATACAGCAGGAGACTTAGGCAGTCATGTAAATAGTCAGCCAAGTGTTGAAAATCAGGAGCCCTGGGTTTTAGTGTTGACTGCtgtttacttgctgtgtgaccttaaataagtgactttacctctctgggcctcagttttcttaactgaaaAATAGGAGAGTTGAATTTGGTATTATTCTCAAGGGTCCATTCAACTTTTGACATTCTAAATCCTAATATTacaatgcaagctccttgagctAAATATATAGCTTATATAGCACTTGGGTACtctatatattatctcacttgctcCATatgacaaccttgtgagataggtgctatttttatccccattttatagctaaatAAATGGAGATTGAAAGAGGTTAAAATCAGGGATGGGAAAccaccacatgtggccttgaggccacaggttcctcatcctTCCCTGACTGTGAAATGATTGCCCAGCATTAAATGCTAGTGagaatctgaggcagaattccaagtccagagctctaccCATTATGATACCCATCACCttgcccagtgcttggcatataaatagtaggtgcttaataatgacttgttgaatgattgatcaATTCCTCTCTCTGCCTTAACATTCTAAAGTGCTATGAatctctgacattctattttctgtaaacttttttttctgcAAGTTTTCCTtccaagctctgacattctattatAGAAGGTACCTTCCCCTTCATTGCATAGAAATTATAATGGAGACAAACCAGAGAGTTAGAGattgagggaaagaaaacaaaatattcccAGGCCTTAGAGTTACAGAACCTCCCAGAAGACAGAATTTATCAGGAAAGGTCAGGGTGGAGAGAATGGGAATTCCCTTTAGGGGGTTGGAGGATTGAACCATCAAAACTCTGAATTTCTACACTACTCAGGGAGACTTACGCTTTGATCAGTGGCTTGGCATTctgtggaaagaaagagagaaagtagagggTTAAGTCTGGATAGAGGTCCAGCCATTAGACTGGACATTCAGGTGCTCTAAAGATGGGTACCCATGAGCCAAAGACTTCCTAGCAACCTGGATTTCCCTGGGCCAGCTGTAGCACCAGAGCTGAAGGATGTCTTCAATCTCTTGGTTTTTTCCATTTGCCTGTGGTCAACAATCATTTCGCTAGCACCCTCCCAAGCCCTGTTAAAAAGTCTCAAATTTGGCCAAATCCTGGAGGATTGGAGGAATGGGTTGGGAACTCTTGATGTTTGACCAATCCTTTTGCCTCCATGGTTCCTGGCAGAAGGGAGACccactatctatctatcctttctGCTATCATGATGCTTTATCTTCCTCCAAAGACGTAAGGTAGCAGCTTGCAGCAGAGAGCCCTAGACAAAGACTTGGGAGACTGGGGTCTGCATACTGGTTGTTATCCTTATCCAgggtgtgaccttaagcaagttattTTATTCCTCTGACCTACAGTCTCTTCATCAGTAAAGGATGAATGGGAcaggatgatctctaagggtcctcctaattctgacattctctgtttcaGGTCCCTTCCCACCCCTGACATTCTATGTCCTAAGCTCACTTCAATTTCTGACCTTCTATGTTCttaggccccttctagctctggaaTTCTATGTTCTAATAGCCCTCCTAGCTCTGCCATTCTATACGCTAAGATTCCATACTGCTCTGACATCCTATTGATCTTTGGACAGCTGATTGAGGATACTGAGAAGCTAGCTGCTCACCATCAGGAAGGTGGCTCCTCCTGGCTCATCCATGGATTGGATGGCTGTCTCCACCAGTTTGGTGGCCTTTTCAAGTTGCTCCCGATACTGCTGTATTAGGGCCTCAATGAAGCTAGTCTTCTCCTCTTGTTCCCGAGTGATTCGTTGTAGCAGCTCACTCTTCTTCTCATCTAAGATGGCATACAGGACATCGAACTTTTGGCTTAATTCCTCCTTTACATGGTGGCTATTCTCCTgcaggagaaacagagagagattcaGGGTCATCTCCTCTGGGGGACTGGATTCCCTCTGGAATCCCTTGCTGGATTCTTCTTTATGTCTTTTCTTAGCTCAGATTTCTGTAGTCTTTTGGTCCTGGATTTATAGACAGAAAGAACCTACTCTATCTCAagggtttggttttcttttctgagGAAAGTGTTCTGGAAACtataaaatgcacaaaaatataagctgttatgtaatatatatgttatatataatatgtatatttttaatatatatatgtcattAGTATTATTAGCTGATTATCACATAACTCAGGGCTCTTGCTGTCCAGGGTGGGCACTCTAGGTCACGATTTTACTAACTCCCTCTCTAATCTGGATTCCTATCCTAACGGGATTCAGAAAAACAAGTGTTTAGGATGGTTTTGTTTGTAATACAATTATGGTAATAGTTTCCCTTCTATCcatggtataaatccaacttgatcCCACAGGTTATCTATCCTTTCTGCTATTCACAATGCTTCCCTTtcttgaataattttaaaaatatattgctgTGATCTTTTGGCTAAGATTTCATTAAACTTTTTAAGAAAATCGTATTCATTAGTGATATTGCTCTATAGTTCTCTTTCTTCACTTTATTCTTCCTTGGCTTAGGTATTAGTACTATATTGAATCTCATAAAGGGAATTTggcaatattttttaattttgagaataatttgtgtagtaGAGgcattaattgttttttaatcatttgaTAAATCCTTTCTGGACCAATTTCAATCAGAAAAACCGGTGCTAGAATTGATTACATCCAAGAAAGcagtagacagagagaaagaaatcctagaatcacagaatattggaCTGGAAAGAACAGCATATTTAGAtttaagaggacctgggttccaatcccaaaTTTGTAAATTGCTacccatgtgatcttggacaaatccctGAACCCCTCTGGGTTACAGTTTtcacatctggaaaatgaggcctcttttccaactctaagtccCAAGTTTCCTTTCACTCCCACTCATCTCTACATCTATAACACCTGTCCAACCAGTACTGGGCATTGGGCCTCTAACCATGACATCTGGAGGAGTCATTAGTGGCCATTTGGAGGTGGAGAGGGGGAGGGTTGGGTTACAGTAGGTGTCTCCAGTTTCCCCAGGCTGGGCCCTTTCTCCCACTCCTCACCTTGGTAACTCTACAGGAGTCTTCCAGCTGGGTGATGATCGTCTGTACTCTGTCATTCCCAGCTACCAGCATGGAGATGCAGTTGCTCAGCTCTGTCTGGATAAGGAGGGTGGAGGAGAGACCAAAATAGATTTAACCTCTACTCCGCCATGAAACAAAGGGAAGCAGGGACACCCTTGTTCCAGATCTCCAATCGTTTCCTTTAGGGAGGGTTCCCCAAAGGGATTGAGAACCTCTCTATTTCTAGGGACCAGTGGCAGGTTTTAGCCTGGAAAACGACTCACAGAATCATTGAATATGCAAATTAGAACTGTTAAGCTCTTAGAATAAAAACataagatgtttttatttttatattttgtttttacatcaccttcattccCAGATATATCCCTcccaccttgacaaagagttatctcttataacaaaggatgaaaaagaaagaaaaataataataatatggaatataaaagcagaaacagaccttagaacacagaatcttagagctagaagggacctcatcGACCAATCAGTTCATactctccatttttacagatgaggaaactgaggcccagggaggtctCCTTCAGCTCTGAAATCCCATGTCTATGACTTCATGGCTAATTGGTAGCTTAGCCAGGACTAGAATCAGGAAGGatagaaaataagggaaaaaagaatgataacAAGTAAAGATGTGAGAGGCCAAGAGAGGGTgtgtgagagaggaagaaaaaagaaaggtatcACTGGTGGACAGTGGGTAGAGGCTCCCCCCTCAGCCTCTCTCCATGTGTCCAGCTTGCCTTAGggataagaaaatgaaagtttCTTTAGTCTTGGGGAGTGGAGGAGaggtttggaggggaatttgtaGTTGTAGAGATGGGGATGGGTGAGTTAGAAGGGAAAACAGCCCTTCCATCCGTATTGTAGGAATAGCCCTGTGACCTGAGATGGCCCATGGGGAGAGGAGCAAGGCAGGAGGCTCTATCCCTTGGGGTCTGGCTTTTCCCTACGGCCACACCCTGTAACTCTCAAGTGACAATAAATATAACAAGTGACCTCaggcctccctcctcccttctcccagcaCCCTGGGAAGTTCTTCCAAGGCTATTCCTGAAAGGTCCAGCTCAGCACATCCTCTGAGCTCCAACCAAGAACATAAAGCATGAGCTATAAAGTCAGCCCCTCCCAGGGTCCCGGCCAAGGCTCCTCCTTACCTTCTGGCCCTGGAAGACATTCTGCAGTGGGGCCACCTCACATGCCTTGTGGGCCCCAAACACCTTGCACATGGAGCAGGTGGGCACCTCGCAGGTCAGGCAGTAAATGTTGATCTTCTCATCCTCATGTTCCTTACACATGGGGTGGTTGCCCTTCTGCAGGGGCCGGCTGGAGGGGAGAGCCCAGCCCAGGTCACCTAAGTACTCCCTCTGTCCTGCCCCTCCCTGAAAAAGCTCAAAGTCTCACCCATCCCCTCCAGCTCTGGCCCTAGGGGCCTCTGGGCAGTTCATGGAGAGCCCAGAggtccctctccctcctccctccgaGCTCTGTCCCAGGAACAAACAACTGCCTGATCTCCATGTGGCTGGTAACGAGAACTCTGATCCCAGATAAGCCAGTGTCCACTCTTGCTCCCAGGGACAAGGGCAGTTTGGGTTTTTCATTAGATGTAGAGGGCTCCAAATATTCACTGGATCCTGTATTCAGAGCTGGAATTAGGggtcatcaagtccaatctcctcattttatggatgatgaaaataagacccagagaggttaagtgatttacccagggtcacacagctaaggttGAGAGCTAGCAAAGGGATGGTGTTCTGAATGAGCAGAGGATGTAGGAAAGGGTCCTCCCAGCAAAGACTCCTTTCTTAACCCTTAATTCTCTCCTGTTTTGTGTCCATTAATTCAgacctctcctctccttcaaaACCTCCTCCTCTTCCAAGAAGTCCTCTTTGACTACTACAGCTGACTTTCATAAGATTGCTGCATGT
Proteins encoded:
- the TRIM63 gene encoding E3 ubiquitin-protein ligase TRIM63, which encodes MDFKSGLIHDSNPMENLEKQLICPICLEMFTKPVVILPCQHNLCRKCANDTFQAANPYWSNRAGSISGGRFRCPSCRHEVIMDRHGVYGLQRNLLVENIIDIYKQECSSRPLQKGNHPMCKEHEDEKINIYCLTCEVPTCSMCKVFGAHKACEVAPLQNVFQGQKTELSNCISMLVAGNDRVQTIITQLEDSCRVTKENSHHVKEELSQKFDVLYAILDEKKSELLQRITREQEEKTSFIEALIQQYREQLEKATKLVETAIQSMDEPGGATFLMNAKPLIKAIVEASKGCHLGKTEQGFENMDYFTLDLEHIADALRAIDFVSDEEEEEFIQAEEDEDEEEEEDPSGGEGGRGTGKRQEDVQ